The proteins below come from a single Mytilus edulis chromosome 5, xbMytEdul2.2, whole genome shotgun sequence genomic window:
- the LOC139525360 gene encoding uncharacterized protein, translated as MDDDGKRMSLYGKSEPNPGELDGIWKNVLSRTERITRNHLATIGDGSRHWRGIKKWSRSELDPICTTVYDHRKRETVADVLSTYDRLFHIKYGYDSKLHRDDRGRIKTIGLSVQDEEQQRVIPVLSSSHYGSRLDKPLESFFRKHSKIEHILKGFYYRRGTGLPPCDI; from the exons ATGGATGATGATGGAAAACGAATGTCTTTGTATGGTAAGAGTGAACCAAATCCAGGAGAACTAGATGGAATATGGAAAAACGTATTGTCA AGAACGGAAAGAATTACAAGAAATCACTTGGCTACGATTGGAGATGGATCGAGGCATTGGCGAGGCATAAAAAAGTGGTCACGGTCAGAATTAGACCCTATTTGTACTACCGTATACGACCACAGAAAACGAGAAACTGTT GCTGATGTATTATCAACTTATGACCGcctttttcacataaaatatggATATGACAGTAAACTGCATCGTGACGACAGGGGCAGGATAAAAACTATAGGGTTGTCAGTTCAAGACGAG GAACAACAGAGGGTTATACCTGTGCTGTCCTCGTCACATTACGGAAGTCGTCTTGATAAACCATTGGAGTCTTTCTTCAGGAAACACAGCAAAATAGAACATATTTTGAAAGGTTTTTATTACAGAAGAGGAACTGGATTACCTCCCTGTGATATCTAG